Proteins encoded by one window of Aphis gossypii isolate Hap1 chromosome X, ASM2018417v2, whole genome shotgun sequence:
- the LOC126552065 gene encoding uncharacterized protein LOC126552065, translating to MDTSNLPINHPCYCIDRKKLPGTFTDEANGKAITEFVALRSKSYAYNLSGVEKIKAKGVRGHVVKNHMSLADHKQCLFFNGTTVDSDTGRGIAIKQFELFKSTGHTPSTKQYTPFRVNISLRSFKHQMKSISTVKLALNRSDDKRIVLENQINTLAHGHYSLE from the coding sequence ATGGATACTTCAAACTTACCGATCAATCATCCATGCTATTGTATCGACAGGAAGAAATTACCTGGGACTTTCACTGACGAAGCGAATGGAAAAGCTATCACAGAGTTTGTTGCACTACGATCTAAATCATATGCATATAATCTATCGGgtgtagaaaaaattaaagcgAAAGGTGTCAGAGGTCATGTCGTTAAAAATCATATGAGTTTAGCAGATCataaacaatgtttatttttcaacggCACAACGGTTGATAGTGATACTGGTAGAGGCATAGCTATAAAACAATTCGAGTTGTTTAAATCTACAGGTCACACGCCTTCAACAAAACAGTATACACCGTTTCGAGTAAACATATCACTAAGATCTTTTAAACATCAGATGAAATCAATTTCAACAGTTAAATTAGCTTTAAACCGATCGGACGATAAGAGGATAGTCCTAGAAAACCAAATTAATACCTTGGCTCATGGACATTACAGTTTAGAGTGA
- the LOC114128389 gene encoding uncharacterized protein LOC114128389 isoform X2, with translation MALKMENHHQKTALAAAKQLIPSRANFYINRAGKAVNFKNAPISKKKNQEKLLKDSEDVQSIEGVFEWKEIAGYYVPYIIRVINGEELKFISVRMAETQLLCNYLQYLHADIYTYASVKSYFITDSEAKLLNDINEKHSDSIHGKDKFYAGKDYIVRLEDFLEFYTFIKECYNKILGNITPGGIKKCGFIRINSESLVPYCLKDDRKYLPLFYFDGFIESIMHLTVKLEDLNLAYLQFLYNVQGVKTELRTNDICTVIAFDDVKNKFTQGTRFEEYWPAKLVHTQLLINQNPIRIHPPGVWIRTPPGVPAPESTISHSLTASAPVVPQSMPVVMNTFKNGWPPNRLVNSYTTPALPPLTTCDYSIASRNQSIAAQCYDVKPQMSQGNSQMNGWSHVIPPLSLNRANNTAPAISNTVSYSNTVPISQCMTIMYNPVPSSSVMSHSNQMQQFYIQRPSNNSQAQQQQVQQHQQQLQQRQHQPQQLQQIIITPQVQPYSGPRSVMHGRLTNTQQRNAIKNVAPVVNTRATEIIDLSSPPSSPTPTPVQYAPLSPNVGFKLKRIPEHTPEHSTNNAAYMIYKASINRRLIHSINFAPYIYADLLVTVEDLIQTQLFSCTISRCAYILYKYLNITLFCGNSEQLNVLRESGRIGSTYSKDTPMVFLKDIVHVMPQLRNLMSEQDQQYQSVAGPSKRRRAS, from the exons ATGGCTCTTAAAATGGAAAACCATCATCAAAAAACTGCTTTAGCCGCAGCAAAACAGCTAATTCCTTCTCGagccaatttttatataaacagaGCTGGTAAagcagtaaattttaaaaatgcaccgatttcaaaaaagaaaaatcaagaaaaattacttaaagatAGTGAAGATGTACAAAGTATTGAAG GTGTATTTGAATGGAAAGAAATTGCAGGATACTATGTACCATATATTATTCGTGTAATTAATGGTGAAGAATTGAAGTTTATATCTGTACGAATGGCTGAAACTCAACTGCTCTGCaattacttacaatatttacatgcAGATATTTACACATATGCATCAGTGAAAAGTTACTTTATCACTGATTCAGAAGCAAAgctattaaatgatattaacgAAAAACATAGTGATAGTATCCATGGAAAAGATAAATTCTATGCGGGCAAAGATTATATTGTTCGTTTAGAAGATTTTCTcgagttttatacatttataaaagaatgttacaataaaatactggGCAATATTACTCCTggtggtataaaaaaatgtggtttTATTCGTATCAATTCTGAATCTCTTGTACCATACTGCCTTAAAGATGACCGTAAATATCTTCCACTTTTCTATTTTGATGGTTTCATAGAAAGCATTATGCATTTAACTGTAAAACTTGAAGATTTGAACTTGGCCTATCTTCAGTTCTTATATAATGTTCAGGGTGTCAAAACTGAGCTGCGTACTAATGATATATGCACAGTGATTGCTTTCGATGATGTAAAGAATAAATTTACACAAGGCACACGTTTTGAAGAGTATTGGCCTGCTAAATTGGTTCATACACAGCTACTGATAAATCAAAATCCTATTCGTATTCATCCACCAGGTGTCTGGATCAGAACCCCCCCTGGGGTACCTGCCCCTGAAAGTACTATTTCACATTCATTGACAGCTTCAGCACCAGTGGTGCCACAAAGTATGCCAGTGGTAATGAATACCTTTAAAAATGGATGGCCACCAAATCGATTG GTTAATTCATATACCACTCCAGCTTTGCCCCCACTAACAACATGTGACTATTCTATTGCATCCAGAAATCAAAGTATAGCTGCACAGTGCTATGATgtg aaaCCACAGATGTCTCAAGGCAATAGTCAAATGAATGGTTGGAGTCATGTTATACCACCACTATCTCTTAATCGTGCAAACAATACCGCACCAGCAATTAG taatactgTGTCATATTCCAACACTGTGCCTATTAGCCAATGTATGACAATCATGTATAATCCAGTGCCCAGTAGCAGTGTGATGTCACACTCAAATCAAATGCAACAATTCTATATTCAACGTCCTAGTAACAATAGTCAAGCCCAACAACAACAGGTACAACAGCATCAACAGCAGCTGCAACAAAGACAACATCAACCCCAACAGCTGCAACAAATCATTATTACTCCTCAAGTTCAGCCATATAGTGGTCCAAGATCTGTGATGCACGGTCGTTTAACTAACACTCAACAGCGTAAcgctataaaaaatgttgcacCAGTTGTAAATACCCGGGCTACTGAAATCATTGACTTATCATCTCCGCCGTCTAGTCCTACTCCCACACCTGTACAATATGCTCCTCTTAGCCCTAATGttggatttaaattaaaaagaatacctGAACATACACCGGAACACTCAACAAATAATGCAGCATACATG aTCTATAAGGCATCAATCAACCGAAGACTGATCCACAGCATAAACTTTGCACCTTATATATATGCAGATTTGTTGGTGACCGTAGAAGACTTGATTCAAACGCAGTTGTTTTCGTGCACTATCTCAAGATGCGCGTACATCTTGtacaaatacttaaacataACGCTATTTTGTGGAAATTC TGAACAGCTGAACGTGTTGCGGGAGAGCGGACGTATCGGGTCGACATACTCGAAAGACACACCAATGGTCTTCCTTAAAGATATCGTACACGTGATGCCACAACTAAGAAATTTGATGTCTGAGCAAGATCAACAATACCAATCTGTAGCTGGACCGTCCAAGAGACGTCGCGCCAGTTAG
- the LOC114128389 gene encoding uncharacterized protein LOC114128389 isoform X1 encodes MASVIVPANKGKSVTNKCYNPKINAMALKMENHHQKTALAAAKQLIPSRANFYINRAGKAVNFKNAPISKKKNQEKLLKDSEDVQSIEGVFEWKEIAGYYVPYIIRVINGEELKFISVRMAETQLLCNYLQYLHADIYTYASVKSYFITDSEAKLLNDINEKHSDSIHGKDKFYAGKDYIVRLEDFLEFYTFIKECYNKILGNITPGGIKKCGFIRINSESLVPYCLKDDRKYLPLFYFDGFIESIMHLTVKLEDLNLAYLQFLYNVQGVKTELRTNDICTVIAFDDVKNKFTQGTRFEEYWPAKLVHTQLLINQNPIRIHPPGVWIRTPPGVPAPESTISHSLTASAPVVPQSMPVVMNTFKNGWPPNRLVNSYTTPALPPLTTCDYSIASRNQSIAAQCYDVKPQMSQGNSQMNGWSHVIPPLSLNRANNTAPAISNTVSYSNTVPISQCMTIMYNPVPSSSVMSHSNQMQQFYIQRPSNNSQAQQQQVQQHQQQLQQRQHQPQQLQQIIITPQVQPYSGPRSVMHGRLTNTQQRNAIKNVAPVVNTRATEIIDLSSPPSSPTPTPVQYAPLSPNVGFKLKRIPEHTPEHSTNNAAYMIYKASINRRLIHSINFAPYIYADLLVTVEDLIQTQLFSCTISRCAYILYKYLNITLFCGNSEQLNVLRESGRIGSTYSKDTPMVFLKDIVHVMPQLRNLMSEQDQQYQSVAGPSKRRRAS; translated from the exons ATGGCAAGTGTTATCGTTCCCGCTAAcaaag gAAAAAGTGTTACAAATAAATGCTATAATCCTAAAATCAATGCGATGGCTCTTAAAATGGAAAACCATCATCAAAAAACTGCTTTAGCCGCAGCAAAACAGCTAATTCCTTCTCGagccaatttttatataaacagaGCTGGTAAagcagtaaattttaaaaatgcaccgatttcaaaaaagaaaaatcaagaaaaattacttaaagatAGTGAAGATGTACAAAGTATTGAAG GTGTATTTGAATGGAAAGAAATTGCAGGATACTATGTACCATATATTATTCGTGTAATTAATGGTGAAGAATTGAAGTTTATATCTGTACGAATGGCTGAAACTCAACTGCTCTGCaattacttacaatatttacatgcAGATATTTACACATATGCATCAGTGAAAAGTTACTTTATCACTGATTCAGAAGCAAAgctattaaatgatattaacgAAAAACATAGTGATAGTATCCATGGAAAAGATAAATTCTATGCGGGCAAAGATTATATTGTTCGTTTAGAAGATTTTCTcgagttttatacatttataaaagaatgttacaataaaatactggGCAATATTACTCCTggtggtataaaaaaatgtggtttTATTCGTATCAATTCTGAATCTCTTGTACCATACTGCCTTAAAGATGACCGTAAATATCTTCCACTTTTCTATTTTGATGGTTTCATAGAAAGCATTATGCATTTAACTGTAAAACTTGAAGATTTGAACTTGGCCTATCTTCAGTTCTTATATAATGTTCAGGGTGTCAAAACTGAGCTGCGTACTAATGATATATGCACAGTGATTGCTTTCGATGATGTAAAGAATAAATTTACACAAGGCACACGTTTTGAAGAGTATTGGCCTGCTAAATTGGTTCATACACAGCTACTGATAAATCAAAATCCTATTCGTATTCATCCACCAGGTGTCTGGATCAGAACCCCCCCTGGGGTACCTGCCCCTGAAAGTACTATTTCACATTCATTGACAGCTTCAGCACCAGTGGTGCCACAAAGTATGCCAGTGGTAATGAATACCTTTAAAAATGGATGGCCACCAAATCGATTG GTTAATTCATATACCACTCCAGCTTTGCCCCCACTAACAACATGTGACTATTCTATTGCATCCAGAAATCAAAGTATAGCTGCACAGTGCTATGATgtg aaaCCACAGATGTCTCAAGGCAATAGTCAAATGAATGGTTGGAGTCATGTTATACCACCACTATCTCTTAATCGTGCAAACAATACCGCACCAGCAATTAG taatactgTGTCATATTCCAACACTGTGCCTATTAGCCAATGTATGACAATCATGTATAATCCAGTGCCCAGTAGCAGTGTGATGTCACACTCAAATCAAATGCAACAATTCTATATTCAACGTCCTAGTAACAATAGTCAAGCCCAACAACAACAGGTACAACAGCATCAACAGCAGCTGCAACAAAGACAACATCAACCCCAACAGCTGCAACAAATCATTATTACTCCTCAAGTTCAGCCATATAGTGGTCCAAGATCTGTGATGCACGGTCGTTTAACTAACACTCAACAGCGTAAcgctataaaaaatgttgcacCAGTTGTAAATACCCGGGCTACTGAAATCATTGACTTATCATCTCCGCCGTCTAGTCCTACTCCCACACCTGTACAATATGCTCCTCTTAGCCCTAATGttggatttaaattaaaaagaatacctGAACATACACCGGAACACTCAACAAATAATGCAGCATACATG aTCTATAAGGCATCAATCAACCGAAGACTGATCCACAGCATAAACTTTGCACCTTATATATATGCAGATTTGTTGGTGACCGTAGAAGACTTGATTCAAACGCAGTTGTTTTCGTGCACTATCTCAAGATGCGCGTACATCTTGtacaaatacttaaacataACGCTATTTTGTGGAAATTC TGAACAGCTGAACGTGTTGCGGGAGAGCGGACGTATCGGGTCGACATACTCGAAAGACACACCAATGGTCTTCCTTAAAGATATCGTACACGTGATGCCACAACTAAGAAATTTGATGTCTGAGCAAGATCAACAATACCAATCTGTAGCTGGACCGTCCAAGAGACGTCGCGCCAGTTAG
- the LOC126552495 gene encoding uncharacterized protein LOC126552495 — MGDDSTVLNELVIAKENIKRKFEALKRGDADIQSYVSQTFKPIIEPLNKLHHQSPTPQTSEAGNDNDISNAVEDLATDNRTGTYRSLEECHEEVKFKNNEIIINDSSYQLTPGLVELLFSRYPMQYTDSDLNTYKSILIQTSAHLTLDGTKIKQGGAKYKQIISIELHRPARKNYTRRTVNVYGKNDLWQADLVEMIPLSKKNNGYKYILCVIDCFTKFAWAIPLKTKTACEVTGAMSKILIDRSPKLLQVDNGKEFYNLKFDTLMTKYNIKKYSTYSTTKACFVERFNRTLKTNMYREFTARGSHKWISILPMLIDNYNNTRHRTIGMTPLQAEENPSLVNLKQRAITNKKVKFCVGDKVRISTHKGVFSKGFLPNWSTEIFTIVKINKTIPPTYQLHDYNDDPIAGCFYNEEISKTNYPNDYLIEKIVRKKGNQIYVKWVGFDDSHNSWINKRDIKK, encoded by the exons ATGGGAGACGATAGTACAGTGTTAAACGAATTAGTTATTGCTAAGGAAAACATTAAACGTAAATTTGAAGCATTAAAAAGAGGTGATGCCGATATTCAATCTTATGTATCACAAACATTTAAACCAATAATCGAGCCTCTGAACAAATTACATCACCAATCGCCAACACCACAAACTTCCGAAGCAGGTAATGATAATGACATTTCTAATGCAGTTGAAGATTTAGCTACCGATAATCGGACGGGAACTTACCGGTCATTAGAAGAAT gtCATGaagaagtaaaatttaaaaacaatgaaataattatcaatgattCATCTTATCAGCTAACACCGGGGCTTGTTGAGTTATTGTTTTCTAGATATCCAATGCAATATACTGATagtgatttaaatacatataaatcaatacttaTTCAAACATCGGCACATTTAACGCTGGACGGTACAAAAATTAAGCAAGGTGGTGcaaagtataaacaaattattt CAATCGAACTTCACAGACCGGCtaggaaaaattatacaagaCGAACAGTAAATGTGTACGGAAAAAACGATTTATGGCAGGCAGACTTGGTCGAGATGATACCACtttcaaagaaaaacaatGGATACAAGTATATTCTCTGTGTGATTGACTGCTTCACGAAATTCGCCTGGGCTAttccattaaaaacaaaaacggcTTGTGAAGTGACCGGTGCCATgtcaaaaatacttattgataGATCACCAAAACTGCTGCAGGTGGACAATggaaaagaattttataatttaaaattcgatACGTTAATGACaaagtacaatataaaaaagtatagcaCCTATTCTACAACAAAAGCCTGCTTTGTTGAAAGGTTTAATCGCACTCTGAAAACAAACATGTATAGAGAGTTTACTGCTCGAGGTTCACATAAATGGATATCTATTTTACCCATGCTGATAGATAATTACAACAATACAAGGCATAGAACGATCGGTATGACACCATTGCAGGCAGAAGAAAATCCTTCACTAGTGAATTTGAAACAACGCGcaatcacaaataaaaaagtaaaattttgtgTTGGCGATAAAGTTCGAATAAGCACTCACAAAGGAGTTTTTTCAAAAGGATTTTTACCCAATTGGTCAACAGAAATATTcacaatagtaaaaataaacaaaacaataccGCCAACTTATCAGTTACATGATTATAATGATGATCCAATAGCCGGTTGTTTTTATAACGAAGAGatatctaaaacaaattatcctaatgattatttaatcgaaaaaattgTACGAAAGAAGGGGAATCAGATATATGTCAAGTGGGTGGGATTTGACGATTCTCATAATTCATGGATAAATAAgagagatattaaaaaatag
- the LOC126552494 gene encoding uncharacterized protein LOC126552494: MDEMYLDVAGGYEEDCKITQMQYHSFLPYSTTALSNNDEIRISIQNMDAYTLPCESYLYIEGKLNIPADITAEKGEFNFTNNGLAFLFSEIRYEINGVEIQKLKSPGISSSLKGFCSHTPSELNNLQNAAWDVDMDASENKHFMLNNKFAGCIPLKHLFGFCEDYKKILLNCNQQIILNRSSTDFDALYVLTTTPNEELKKVAIELNKIIWKMPIIRVSDKEKIKLLKVLDSRKPVACAFRNWDLCEYPVLSQNTSHSWTVKSSSLLEKPRFALIGLQTDRKNNLFNPSGRFDHCYLKNLKDVNSEVYPYEDFRADFTNNVTAILYKAYAEFQKSYYEREYSDPLLPKNIFQQFVPIVVVDLSRQNDNVKSSTVDLRIEFETDKAIPAKTAAYCLILHDQIITYNPFNGDVKKL; this comes from the coding sequence ATGGATGAAATGTATTTGGACGTAGCTGGCGGATATGAAGAAGATTGCAAAATAACTCAAATGCAGTACCACTCTTTCCTTCCGTATTCGACTACAGCTTTATCCAATAACGATGAAATTAGAATATCTATTCAAAATATGGACGCTTACACTTTGCCTTGCGAGAGCTATCTTTACATTgaaggtaaattaaatatacctgcAGATATTACAGCAGAGAAGGGTGAATTCAACTTTACAAATAATGGCTTagcgtttttattttctgaaatcCGATATGAAATTAACGGAgtggaaatacaaaaattaaaatctcctGGAATATCTTCGAGTCTTAAAGGTTTTTGCTCGCACACTCCGAGTGAATTGAACAATCTACAAAATGCTGCTTGGGACGTAGATATGGATGCCagtgaaaataaacatttcatgttaaataacaaattcgcTGGTTGTATCCCGCTCAAACACTTGTTTGGATTTTgtgaagattataaaaaaatactactcaACTGtaatcaacaaataattttaaacagatCATCTACAGATTTTGATGCGTTGTATGTTTTGACGACAACTCCTAATGAAGAACTTAAAAAAGTAgccattgaattaaataaaattatctggaAGATGCCCATCATCAGAGTTagtgataaagaaaaaataaaactgttaaaagtATTAGACTCTCGTAAACCAGTTGCGTGTGCGTTCAGAAATTGGGACTTGTGCGAGTATCCAGTTCTCTCTCAGAACACTTCTCATTCGTGGACGGTAAAATCAAGCAGTTTGTTGGAGAAACCTAGATTTGCATTAATCGGACTTCAAACcgatcgaaaaaataatttatttaatccatCAGGACGATTCGATCACTGCTATTTGAAAAACCTAAAAGATGTAAACTCTGAAGTATATCCATATGAAGATTTTCGTGCAGATTTCACAAACAATGTTACGGCTATATTGTACAAGGCATATGCTGAATTCCAGAAATCGTACTACGAGAGAGAGTATAGTGACCCTTTActtcctaaaaatatttttcaacaatttgtaCCAATCGTAGTCGTGGATTTATCACGACAGAATGACAACGTAAAATCATCGACTGTAGATTTACGAATTGAATTCGAAACAGACAAGGCCATTCCAGCAAAAACCGCAGCTTATTGTCTCATTTTACACgatcaaattataacttataaccctTTTAATGGTGATGTAAAGAAATTGTAa